The DNA region AGATTTTGATATCGGTTGGTAGCCCAGCAGCCGGAAAAATACTTTCCAAATATAGCGCAGCTTTTAGGCAAAAACTTGGTTTATGACGCTATATGTAGCATTAGCATTCCTAGTTTCAGGATCCCGGACGGGCTTGAATGAGGGCGATCGCCAGTTGGCAAAATCCATCAATTTCTTCCCCCAGAGTGAGGTAGGCAGGGCGATAGGTGAGGCGATCGAGGTAGGGCTGAAGATTGGCCACTCCGACTCCATTGGGGAAGTCTTGAAACAATTCTTGATCATTGGGGCTATCGCCCACAGTCACCACTAAATGTGGAGGGTAGTGGGGAAAATGGTGCTGTAGCACGGCTAGCAATCCTTGCCCTTTGTTTTGCGCCCGCGGTCGAATGTGACACTGCACGGTGCTGTAGGTGAAGCCCCAGCCATCCTGCTGGCAGCGATCGCCCAGGCGCTGTAGATCCACCGCCGATAGCCCTCCTACATCAAACGTCCAATCCGTCAGCCGAAAGCGGTTGTCGGTGGATTCTTGCAGGTGGGGATACTCATCCTGCAAATGGGCAAACATCTGGGCCAGGGCTGAACGATGGTTGTGTTGATCGGGAATCTCGCTCAGCCATTCTGGTGCGGCGTTCCCGTTGGCGTAAAAAAGTCCACCATTTTCAGCGATCGCCCCCTGCACCGGCAGGTAGTTGACCAAGCCCTGCACCCACCCCGCCGATCGCCCCGTGGTGATCAACACGGTGACATCCGCTGCTTTCAACGCCTCCAAGGTCTGGAGTAATTGGGGGGTAAATCGCCCATGGCGGGTGAGTGTGCCGTCCATGTCGGTAGCAATCAGTCCCACTTTTTTGAGAAAATCAGGAGCAAAATTGGGCAAGCGGTCGGTCAGCGGGTAGTCCTGCATATACACTTGGGGATGAAGAACGGGGAGCGATCGCCCGGCAATCCATCGCGATCGCCTCGGGATCATCTCGATACTACGGAATCATGGGGTTGGCTATGGCAAAACTGTCTCCCGATCAGCGCAACTACTACTACCTAATAGAGGCTGAGCGTAACGGTATCCATAAACCCATTCTGGCGGCGCTCTACAGTGCCCACGGTGCGCCCCAGCTTGACAGCGGCGAAACGGGGCTAGGCGTCTATCCCATTCATCGCATTCCCGCCGACGATCTCGCCACCTTTGCCGGACAGGTTCAGTATGCTGCCAACACGGTGCGCAGTATTACCGATCGCCTCACGGCCCAGGGCTGGCGGGGCACCGATCTATGGAATGCCGATCGCGGCCGCTATGCCGATCGATTCATTCAAGCGATCGCTGAAGGCTATTCGCCGCCGTCCAACGACACCGAAGCGGCTTTGCTCGAA from Candidatus Obscuribacterales bacterium includes:
- a CDS encoding HAD family hydrolase — encoded protein: MIPRRSRWIAGRSLPVLHPQVYMQDYPLTDRLPNFAPDFLKKVGLIATDMDGTLTRHGRFTPQLLQTLEALKAADVTVLITTGRSAGWVQGLVNYLPVQGAIAENGGLFYANGNAAPEWLSEIPDQHNHRSALAQMFAHLQDEYPHLQESTDNRFRLTDWTFDVGGLSAVDLQRLGDRCQQDGWGFTYSTVQCHIRPRAQNKGQGLLAVLQHHFPHYPPHLVVTVGDSPNDQELFQDFPNGVGVANLQPYLDRLTYRPAYLTLGEEIDGFCQLAIALIQARPGS